A region from the Solibacillus sp. FSL H8-0523 genome encodes:
- a CDS encoding LysE family transporter, with amino-acid sequence MNSIAAYIFLGVSLAAPIGPVNAAQLDTGIKNGFFHAFLFGIGALTADIIYMTMVYFGIGQIIEYPLVKTILWSFGCFVLTYSGIENLLSLHKIEIALKSGKKTIRLRHSLLSGFLVSLLNPLTILFWLGIYGSVLAETNKVSTDNQIIINSLAVILGILLWDTIMATLSGGARRILSTKFLKIISVISSIAMIGFGIYFGIQAYHALF; translated from the coding sequence TTGAATTCAATAGCTGCTTACATTTTTTTAGGTGTATCTTTGGCTGCGCCAATTGGTCCTGTCAACGCAGCGCAGCTAGATACTGGGATTAAAAACGGTTTTTTTCATGCTTTTCTTTTTGGTATTGGCGCTTTAACAGCAGATATTATTTATATGACTATGGTTTATTTCGGGATTGGCCAAATTATCGAATATCCTCTTGTAAAAACAATTCTTTGGTCCTTTGGTTGTTTTGTTCTTACATATTCCGGGATAGAGAATTTACTTTCTCTACATAAAATTGAGATCGCTTTAAAATCCGGCAAAAAAACAATTCGTCTAAGACATTCCTTACTATCAGGCTTTCTCGTGTCACTATTGAACCCACTTACGATTCTTTTTTGGCTAGGTATTTATGGGTCCGTTCTTGCCGAGACAAACAAAGTAAGTACGGATAACCAAATAATTATTAATAGCTTGGCCGTCATCCTAGGAATTTTATTGTGGGATACAATCATGGCTACTCTATCCGGTGGCGCCCGTAGGATATTATCAACTAAATTTTTAAAAATTATTTCTGTCATCTCATCCATTGCGATGATTGGGTTCGGTATTTATTTTGGAATTCAGGCTTATCACGCGTTATTTTGA
- a CDS encoding YitT family protein, with the protein MYFLKKGFALIFGSILLSLGVNLFLVPHEILDGGTVGIGLILNYIWDLNTGLIIILLSIPIFIFAWFHNRNYFYNNLHGMLISSFLIDFLRPVGGLLEVEALYSSILGGILVGSGIGLMLKFQTSTGGTDFIAQFLCDKTGINVGIYILIIDAFVIICGGLLLTSETFLLSILTILFVGITTSYITR; encoded by the coding sequence CTGTACTTTCTAAAAAAAGGCTTTGCGCTCATTTTCGGTAGCATTCTTCTATCTTTAGGCGTAAATTTGTTTTTAGTACCACATGAGATATTAGATGGAGGTACAGTTGGTATCGGATTAATATTAAATTACATATGGGATTTAAATACAGGATTAATCATTATCTTATTAAGTATTCCTATCTTTATATTTGCATGGTTTCATAACAGAAATTATTTTTATAATAATTTACACGGGATGTTGATTTCTTCTTTTTTAATTGATTTTCTAAGGCCTGTTGGTGGTCTATTAGAAGTTGAAGCATTATATAGTTCGATTCTAGGTGGCATCTTAGTAGGAAGTGGGATTGGATTGATGTTGAAATTTCAGACAAGTACAGGCGGCACAGATTTTATTGCCCAATTTTTATGTGATAAAACAGGCATAAATGTAGGAATCTATATTTTAATCATTGATGCTTTTGTGATTATATGTGGGGGTCTATTACTAACTTCCGAGACTTTTTTACTCTCTATTCTTACAATACTTTTTGTTGGTATAACTACAAGTTATATTACAAGATAG
- a CDS encoding alpha/beta-type small acid-soluble spore protein — protein MSNSNNNSNPLNVPGARQAVDKMKYEIAQEFGVNLDGEVASRANGSVGGEITKRLVAMAQQQLKTSK, from the coding sequence ATGAGTAATTCAAACAATAATTCAAATCCATTAAACGTACCCGGCGCTCGCCAAGCAGTAGACAAGATGAAATATGAAATTGCGCAGGAATTCGGAGTAAACCTTGATGGAGAAGTAGCATCAAGAGCTAATGGTTCTGTTGGCGGAGAAATCACAAAACGATTAGTTGCAATGGCTCAACAACAATTAAAAACGTCAAAGTAA
- a CDS encoding DNA polymerase III subunit alpha: MSVLILDNKRILLKDIKRYELRSDKLYHRNDKEEQRFLFIWPINKGELWSEYSFEYLNLKMNNGKYKFFSDKKLYDLMEEMEIYLEGILEEDEHLKKAVKSYERIRDNFIFVNEDILDITHRIDNAFGTI; the protein is encoded by the coding sequence ATGAGTGTTTTAATACTAGATAACAAAAGAATTCTTCTAAAAGATATTAAAAGATATGAGTTACGTTCTGATAAGCTGTATCATAGGAATGATAAAGAAGAGCAAAGATTTCTTTTCATATGGCCCATTAACAAGGGTGAACTTTGGAGTGAATATAGTTTTGAATATTTAAATTTGAAGATGAATAATGGCAAGTATAAATTTTTTTCTGATAAAAAATTATATGATTTAATGGAGGAAATGGAAATTTACTTAGAAGGAATTCTTGAAGAAGATGAGCATCTAAAAAAAGCTGTTAAAAGTTATGAAAGAATCAGAGATAATTTCATATTTGTTAATGAAGATATTTTAGATATAACGCATAGAATAGATAATGCTTTTGGAACTATATAA
- a CDS encoding ABC transporter ATP-binding protein, with product MKNKSSMEISLFKVYIWALSFLKPYSMKVLLLIICGVVIAVSELIIPKMFGFFIDDVLKNKNVNLFIYCLCAILFVLLLKLIATALKEYLQRYIQENSVRDLQWSVVSKLRVLGAKYLEKNSTGTIFAIVNTEVAALQQLYRRYFPEMIQHILFVSIAIYFMLDISLYLSLTIIPCFSLYYLLGPSIEKQATNIGKKLANSQVDLGQKYYESVSLIKELHVFNSFKWDSDKTLKEVGNNTDLYSKRYWYAYLRGSVRRFTYYFGAIILIIFGCYLIGEETITAGDFVSFLLLYLATMHKLTSVITLLTEQKMLMFQASKLYEFTHLQPTITEMEGAIHLNKVEGNINFENVSFSYTPNNPILKNLNFNIKSGEKIAFVGESGSGKSTIAKLMIRFYDCNSGDISIDGNPINLLSLESIRQSIGIVFQDVYIFGSTIKDNILFGNPSATEEEIFEASKAAQLHDYIIELPDQYNTKVDEKGDTLSGGLKQRVGLARLFLMNPSIVIMDEPTSALDNITEKSIQNSLDRFLKDKTVITIAHRLSTIRDYDRIYVLEHGIITESGSHEQLLAKNGLYKKFILQTKEAGLV from the coding sequence ATGAAAAATAAAAGCTCAATGGAAATTAGTTTGTTCAAGGTTTATATATGGGCTCTTTCCTTTTTAAAGCCATATTCAATGAAAGTTTTACTATTAATCATTTGCGGGGTAGTTATCGCAGTAAGTGAACTTATCATTCCCAAAATGTTTGGCTTTTTTATCGACGATGTTTTAAAAAATAAGAATGTAAATTTATTTATTTATTGCCTATGTGCCATTTTATTCGTTTTACTACTAAAATTAATTGCGACAGCTTTAAAAGAATATTTGCAACGTTACATACAAGAAAATAGTGTGAGAGATTTACAGTGGAGTGTTGTATCGAAATTACGAGTTCTTGGCGCCAAATATCTGGAGAAAAACTCTACAGGGACAATATTTGCAATAGTAAACACTGAAGTTGCAGCTTTACAACAACTATATAGAAGATACTTCCCTGAAATGATCCAACATATTTTATTTGTTTCGATCGCTATTTATTTCATGTTAGATATCAGTCTTTATTTAAGTTTAACGATCATTCCTTGCTTTTCCCTGTACTACTTACTTGGCCCAAGTATTGAAAAGCAAGCTACTAATATTGGGAAAAAACTAGCGAATAGTCAAGTCGATTTGGGACAAAAATATTATGAAAGTGTCTCTTTAATCAAAGAACTGCATGTGTTTAATAGCTTTAAATGGGATTCAGATAAAACATTAAAAGAGGTAGGGAACAATACAGATTTATATTCGAAGCGGTATTGGTATGCTTATTTAAGAGGGTCGGTTCGACGTTTTACTTATTATTTTGGAGCGATTATTCTAATAATATTTGGTTGTTATTTAATAGGTGAAGAAACGATAACAGCAGGAGATTTTGTTTCGTTTTTACTACTATATTTAGCTACGATGCATAAATTAACATCAGTCATTACGCTTTTAACGGAGCAAAAAATGCTTATGTTTCAAGCGAGCAAACTTTATGAATTTACCCACTTACAACCAACAATTACTGAAATGGAAGGTGCTATCCATTTAAATAAGGTAGAAGGAAATATTAATTTCGAAAATGTGTCTTTTAGTTATACTCCGAATAATCCTATATTAAAAAATTTAAATTTTAATATTAAGTCTGGGGAAAAAATAGCATTTGTTGGAGAGTCAGGAAGTGGAAAATCTACAATCGCAAAGTTAATGATCCGTTTTTATGACTGTAATAGTGGGGACATCTCAATTGATGGCAATCCTATTAACTTACTAAGTTTGGAGTCAATTAGACAATCGATTGGTATTGTCTTTCAGGATGTATATATTTTTGGATCCACAATAAAAGACAATATTTTATTTGGAAATCCATCTGCAACAGAAGAAGAGATCTTTGAGGCATCAAAGGCAGCACAACTGCATGACTATATTATAGAATTACCAGATCAATATAATACGAAAGTTGATGAAAAAGGGGACACGTTATCAGGCGGACTCAAACAACGAGTGGGCTTGGCAAGACTGTTTCTAATGAATCCATCTATAGTAATAATGGATGAACCAACCTCTGCTTTAGATAATATCACTGAAAAAAGTATACAAAACTCTTTAGATCGTTTTCTAAAGGATAAGACTGTCATAACGATTGCCCACAGATTAAGTACAATTCGCGATTATGATCGTATCTACGTACTTGAGCATGGCATCATTACAGAATCTGGTTCACATGAGCAGTTACTAGCAAAGAATGGTCTTTATAAGAAATTTATATTACAAACGAAAGAAGCTGGGCTCGTATGA